In the Parasteatoda tepidariorum isolate YZ-2023 chromosome 3, CAS_Ptep_4.0, whole genome shotgun sequence genome, one interval contains:
- the LOC107437733 gene encoding acid-sensing ion channel 4-A-like codes for MIFLLEKIIKILFSIFCFFAFSYNTFRYLDNYLSYPVLIDLSFEIEEKNNVPSVTICNLNRMKSLYHPCMEDSVPMENCPMLREESGYLPFLISSERRNLFSRGTYNNKTNHHLGNFELEFLTNYSNMDEKSRMYAGYRFQELITKCTFNGKNCQAQDFILFLNLQYGNCFTFKNTADIKASRYLPYRTLELFLDIDESSYMDKVSPSLGIKVLIHNSSELPNLEEKGILLSPGFETSITLGETVMERLPIPYRDECKTCDANLSQSDCIKSCIQNASYIKCGCVDPTIHAVQINKIHCNLTDTVQMCCLEDALKDLAFGKFDCQCPYPCLSVNFDQHVSKAVWPSKIFFNHCLTSDRQISSLMSWNMHLKYFRERFALLKVNFEFSKKVMVKQVPVYRSDELFGYFGGALGLCFGASAFSLWVTVEYLMNAIKHFV; via the coding sequence atgatattcttattagaaaaaataataaaaattttgttttcaatattttgctttttcgcATTTTCGTATAATACTTTCCGATACTTAGACAATTATTTAAGTTACCCCGTTCTTATTGATTTGTCGTTTGAAATCGAAGAAAAGAACAATGTTCCCTCTGTCACCATCTGCAATTTAAATCGGATGAAAAGTCTGTATCATCCTTGCATGGAAGACAGCGTGCCAATGGAAAATTGTCCAATGCTAAGAGAAGAATCTGGGTATTTACCATTCTTAATTTCGTCTGAAAGAAGGAATTTGTTCTCGCGTGGAACCTACAACAACAAAACAAATCACCATCtcggaaattttgaattagagtTCCTTACTAATTATTCGAATATGGATGAGAAAAGTAGAATGTATGCCGGATACCGTTTTCAAGAATTAATCACCAAATGCACTTTCAATGGAAAAAACTGCCAAGCTCaagatttcattttgtttctaaacCTGCAGTATGGAAATTGCTTCACCTTTAAAAATACAGCCGACATAAAAGCAAGCAGATATTTACCTTATCGCACTTTAGAACTTTTCTTGGATATCGATGAAAGTTCCTACATGGATAAAGTATCGCCAAGCCTTGGAATAAAAGTATTAATCCACAATTCCTCGGAACTACCCAATCTGGAAGAAAAAGGAATACTCCTCAGCCCTGGATTTGAGACAAGCATTACTCTTGGCGAAACTGTGATGGAAAGATTACCAATACCTTACAGAGATGAATGCAAAACTTGTGACGCCAACTTGAGTCAAAGCGATTGCATCAAATCGTGTATTCAAAATGCTAGTTACATCAAATGTGGGTGCGTTGATCCAACAATTCATGcagttcaaataaataaaatacattgtaaTTTGACTGACACAGTGCAAATGTGTTGTTTAGAGGATGCCCTTAAGGATTTGGCTTTCGGCAAATTCGACTGTCAATGTCCATATCCATGTTTATCAGTAAATTTTGATCAGCATGTTTCGAAAGCAGTTTGGccttcgaaaattttttttaaccattgtcTTACATCTGATAGACAGATTTCATCTTTGATGAGCTggaatatgcatttaaaatattttagggaAAGGTTTGCTTTACTGAAAGTTAATTTCGAATTTTCTAAGAAAGTAATGGTGAAGCAGGTACCTGTTTATCGAAGTGACGAACTTTTCGGTTATTTTGGTGGTGCTCTTGGACTTTGCTTCGGGGCTTCTGCATTTTCATTGTGGGTGACAGTTGAGTATTTAATGaatgcaataaaacattttgtgtaa